The Gemmatimonadales bacterium genome includes a region encoding these proteins:
- a CDS encoding phospholipid scramblase-related protein → MATSVLASNTFLVKEHVGLFKAANNYDIYDPSTGLMVMECREEKLGIFTKLLRFTDYKRYTPFDIEVRTPQGERIVEVKRGVTLFVSKVQVLDGREKPIGAFKQKLFSIGGSFDVLDEHQRVVCTLQGKWTSWEFTFAQDGVELARVTKKWVGLGKELFTSADNYVLQIADKVPADGPVRPLILAAVMCIDMVLKE, encoded by the coding sequence GTGGCGACCAGCGTGCTGGCGAGCAATACCTTCCTCGTGAAGGAGCACGTCGGCCTCTTCAAGGCCGCGAACAACTACGACATCTACGACCCGTCCACCGGCCTGATGGTCATGGAGTGCCGCGAGGAGAAACTCGGCATCTTCACCAAGCTGCTCCGGTTCACGGACTACAAGCGCTACACGCCGTTCGACATCGAGGTCCGCACGCCCCAGGGCGAGCGCATCGTCGAGGTGAAGCGCGGCGTCACGCTGTTCGTCTCGAAGGTCCAGGTGCTGGACGGGCGGGAGAAGCCGATCGGCGCGTTCAAGCAGAAGCTGTTCAGCATCGGCGGCTCGTTCGACGTGCTGGACGAGCACCAGCGCGTGGTCTGCACGCTCCAGGGCAAGTGGACTAGTTGGGAGTTCACCTTCGCCCAGGACGGGGTGGAGCTGGCGCGCGTGACGAAGAAGTGGGTGGGCCTCGGCAAGGAGCTCTTCACCAGCGCGGATAACTACGTGCTCCAGATCGCCGACAAGGTGCCGGCGGACGGCCCGGTGCGGCCGCTCATCCTGGCGGCGGTGATGTGCATCGACATGGTGCTGAAGGAGTAG